The Lebetimonas natsushimae genomic sequence TAAAACAATTATTAATTTAAGAGGGAGTAATAATTATCTTTATAAAAAAGAAAAAGAGATATGCGAAAAACTTGGGGTTGAATATATTGAACTTCCCATTTCTTCAAGGACATTGCCTAAAATAGAAGAAATGCAAAAATTAAAAAATATTTTATTTGATAAAAATAAAAGACCAATTCTTTTTCATTGTAAAGCAGGGGCGGACAGAAGTGGATTTGTGGCCACGTTTTACAGGATTATTAAAGGTGAAAATCCAAAAGAAGCCATAAAAAAAGAATTGAAACTTAAATACGGATTCATTGCTTTAAGCAAAGCCGGAAGAATAAAAGAATTTTTTTCAAAGTATGATGGAAAAAAAGATTTTTTAGAGTGGGCAAAAGAAAACAGGGATAAAATCCAGGAAAATTTCAGTGAAAATCCTTTTATTGATTTTGTGTATGAAAAGATTTTAAGGAGGGAATAGTGAGAAGAGTTTTTAGGGATGTTTATGCTTTGGATAAAAAATGTTATGAAAAATATAATTTAACGGAAGATATTTTGATGGAACATGCCGCTTATGAAATGGCGCTTGAAATATATAAAAGAATTGAAAAAGGCAGTAGGGTGACAATTGTGGCCGGTCCCGGAAATAACGGGGCTGACGGGATTACACTTGCAAGAATTCTTTTAGGGGATTATAAAGTAAATCTGTTTTTACCGCTTAATGCAAAATCGCAGATGGCAAAGCTGCAGCTTGAAAGGTTTTTAAGGATTGGAGGAAAAGTTAGCAAAAAATTAAAAGAAGCGGATGCAGTGGTAGATGCCATATTTGGAAGCGGGCTTAAAAGGGATTTGAGTGATGAAATAGTGAAAACAATTGAAAAAATGAATGAAATGAACGGTTTTAAACTTGCCTGTGATATTCCAACAGGAATTGATGAAAAAGGGAATATAAGACCTGTGGCATTTAAAGCCGATTTAACCGTTACAATGGGTGCTGAAAAACTAAGTCTCTATTCAGATTCGGCAAAAGATTATGTGGGGGAGATTAAGCTGGCAAATTTAGGTATATCTTTTTCAAATTATGTTGAAAAAAGCGATTTTTTTATTTTGGAAAAAGGGGATTTAAAACTGCCTGTAAGAGCTAAACAAAATTCACATAAACGCTCTTACGGACATTTGGGGATTTTATGCGGAGAAAAAAAAGGTGCCGCAGTTTTGGCAAGTCAGGCGGCTTTTAATTTTGGATGCGGGCTTGTGAGTTTGGTTGAGAGTGAAAAATGTAAAGTGGAAAATTATCCGTATGAGATTATGAAAAGCGGTAGTGTTGAAGGATTCAGTGCGCTTGCGTTTGGAATGGGAATGGGAGAGTGTTTTGATGATAAATTAGCTGAAATTGCAAAACTTGATATTCCGATGGTAATTGATGCCGATATGTTTTATAAAAAA encodes the following:
- a CDS encoding NAD(P)H-hydrate dehydratase, which gives rise to MRRVFRDVYALDKKCYEKYNLTEDILMEHAAYEMALEIYKRIEKGSRVTIVAGPGNNGADGITLARILLGDYKVNLFLPLNAKSQMAKLQLERFLRIGGKVSKKLKEADAVVDAIFGSGLKRDLSDEIVKTIEKMNEMNGFKLACDIPTGIDEKGNIRPVAFKADLTVTMGAEKLSLYSDSAKDYVGEIKLANLGISFSNYVEKSDFFILEKGDLKLPVRAKQNSHKRSYGHLGILCGEKKGAAVLASQAAFNFGCGLVSLVESEKCKVENYPYEIMKSGSVEGFSALAFGMGMGECFDDKLAEIAKLDIPMVIDADMFYKKEILKFLEKKVVLTPHPKEFSSLLKISGVGEYSTKEIQENRFDLALEFSKKYPQVVLLLKGANKIIAHNKKFYIDPYGSVALAKGGSGDVLAGMIGSLLAQGEDLLSATINASLAHSIAGNYEPNYALTPTKLIKRVEKIRI
- a CDS encoding fused DSP-PTPase phosphatase/NAD kinase-like protein, whose amino-acid sequence is MKEIFKILSEEHNAINLFWNNFHKIDTGVYRSAQILPWRLKKLIRKHNIKTIINLRGSNNYLYKKEKEICEKLGVEYIELPISSRTLPKIEEMQKLKNILFDKNKRPILFHCKAGADRSGFVATFYRIIKGENPKEAIKKELKLKYGFIALSKAGRIKEFFSKYDGKKDFLEWAKENRDKIQENFSENPFIDFVYEKILRRE